Proteins encoded by one window of Enterococcus faecalis:
- a CDS encoding PTS transporter subunit EIIC: MKEKEMHSLFFKHKFVKVTPYLRRFGHRLSGMIMPNLSIFIAWSLLSLVAGYTTGNLRLALSEVETIMIRVVLPILIGFTGGKMFEEQRGGVVAAIATVGVIVSTDVPQLFGAMFIGPLAGYTFAKIEQILLPKVKEGYEMLTKNFLAGIVGGLLCCFGILVVAPAVESASFWLYQFSSWLIEANLLPLVHVFLEPLKVLFFNNAINHGLLTPLGLEGASQTGQSILFLLETNPGPGVGVLVAFLLFGPVGQRKTAGGATMIQLIGGIHEIYFPFVLMDPRLFLAVIAGGMSGTLVFQIFNVGLSAPASPGSLVAILANAPTDARLAVFSGIFVSFLCSFAIASLLLKRQRGIEPVSMIKMKEKEEDQVETVTPNYQQILFVCDAGMGSSAMGASLLSRQLKAVDLEIPVTYQSVHQMKWQPKTLVVIQAELKQLAQKYVPEKDMVSVQNFLEIKSYYPQVLAKLTASSQEQSSLGSESTGTNPTKQIQKLVFLYAKNVRGSQTMGMELLRQQAAKQGVAIEVSKEPLETVFFTKETTYVVTRELAQAYHLDLTQQNLYVVTSFLNKKEYQEWLEGGADRCF, translated from the coding sequence GTCATCGTTTGAGTGGGATGATTATGCCAAATTTGAGTATTTTTATTGCGTGGAGCTTATTGTCTTTGGTGGCTGGCTATACGACTGGGAATCTACGGCTAGCTCTTTCTGAAGTCGAAACGATAATGATTCGAGTTGTTTTACCGATTCTAATTGGTTTTACAGGCGGAAAAATGTTCGAGGAACAACGTGGCGGCGTTGTTGCTGCTATTGCGACAGTGGGCGTGATTGTTTCCACAGATGTTCCACAGTTGTTTGGTGCTATGTTTATTGGCCCTTTAGCAGGATATACTTTCGCCAAAATTGAACAAATTCTCTTACCGAAAGTTAAAGAAGGCTATGAGATGCTGACTAAAAACTTTTTAGCAGGAATTGTGGGAGGACTGCTTTGCTGTTTTGGTATTCTGGTTGTAGCTCCTGCTGTTGAAAGTGCTAGTTTTTGGCTGTATCAATTTTCTTCTTGGTTAATTGAAGCCAATCTTTTACCATTGGTTCACGTTTTCTTAGAGCCCTTAAAAGTGTTATTTTTTAATAATGCGATTAACCATGGCTTATTAACGCCTCTAGGTTTAGAAGGTGCTAGTCAAACAGGTCAGTCCATTTTATTTCTATTGGAAACAAATCCTGGACCAGGCGTGGGCGTTTTGGTTGCTTTTCTGCTGTTTGGGCCTGTAGGACAACGAAAAACAGCAGGAGGTGCCACCATGATTCAACTGATTGGGGGCATTCATGAAATTTATTTTCCGTTTGTTTTGATGGACCCGCGCTTATTTTTAGCAGTAATTGCTGGAGGAATGAGTGGTACGCTTGTTTTTCAAATATTTAATGTGGGTCTAAGTGCTCCAGCTTCGCCAGGTTCATTGGTTGCGATTTTAGCCAATGCCCCGACTGATGCGAGGCTGGCGGTTTTTAGCGGAATTTTTGTTAGCTTTCTGTGCTCTTTTGCAATAGCAAGCTTGTTATTAAAACGTCAACGAGGAATTGAACCAGTTTCAATGATAAAGATGAAGGAGAAGGAGGAAGACCAAGTGGAAACAGTCACACCTAACTATCAGCAAATTTTATTTGTTTGTGATGCAGGAATGGGCTCAAGTGCCATGGGGGCTAGCTTGCTGAGCCGACAATTAAAAGCTGTGGACTTGGAGATACCTGTGACTTACCAGTCCGTTCATCAGATGAAGTGGCAGCCTAAGACATTAGTGGTCATTCAAGCAGAATTGAAACAGTTAGCACAAAAGTACGTCCCAGAAAAGGATATGGTGAGTGTTCAAAATTTTTTAGAAATTAAATCCTATTACCCGCAAGTTTTAGCCAAACTGACTGCTTCTTCTCAAGAGCAATCTTCACTTGGTTCAGAGTCTACTGGAACGAACCCGACCAAACAAATACAGAAGCTTGTTTTTTTATATGCCAAGAATGTTCGAGGATCGCAAACAATGGGAATGGAATTATTGCGGCAACAAGCGGCGAAACAAGGAGTCGCGATTGAAGTATCTAAAGAACCACTGGAAACAGTCTTTTTTACCAAGGAGACAACCTACGTAGTGACTCGTGAACTGGCGCAAGCCTATCATTTAGATCTAACGCAACAAAATTTATACGTAGTTACTAGTTTTTTGAATAAGAAAGAGTATCAAGAATGGCTGGAAGGAGGAGCTGATAGATGTTTTTAA
- a CDS encoding BglG family transcription antiterminator — translation MFLTTRETVLLTELVNSPTPVSVNRMMNLLKVSRRTVYRELENLETSLASMGATLEKVARGRFSIQADEAAMTEIQAAILGEETQELSTLARQHAILLTLLQTKEPVSMHYFLETYCISNTTFYADIKQLETRIARIPLTISRNQGYEVTGSEKYRRLLMANILSMEINEYQFFHFTELTTNDHFFFQFIHAEHLAFAQKIVQPEVETLFPALSDRKLQHLILMLTIAMDRVTAGFYLADETYTGQMNKAFLNCSKRLFSKVAAETKQLYAVSEIVFFASLLSDFSNSFDEDFFDEHFDTQLAYAVKQLIEAVSQETEVNFFEDTNLYKMLLTHLSGVFSRAVLQEEDLTNPILERIMNQYQEIAAALRQALPQIFPQKNLSEEEIAYMVLHFANSLERSPKIMEVDIAGFSPSGLASTSMLEMRLRRYFPFINQIHFFRIADLGKVNVEENYDLVISTSLLPGYNGKYKLISPLLLDDEIRQLKEEFKRISHEKRSLRKAPVKKIGGEESYETVVAFMEEISKLLETFFIADLNNQADLAETVQQALAQLSADLITDSAIVCQQLMKRYEQAPIGIPQTEMALFHTSSTAVTQPVFCIFNLAQPLMIEGMDKKPMQLQRMLLMLAPMPIDETIGKILGKISGAIIMNDLNTEIFHSGNEAIVYQLLSSLLIEEMKG, via the coding sequence ATGTTTTTAACGACAAGAGAAACTGTTCTATTAACGGAATTAGTGAATAGTCCTACCCCCGTTTCAGTAAACCGCATGATGAATTTGTTAAAGGTTAGCCGCCGGACGGTATATCGTGAATTAGAAAATTTAGAAACCTCGCTAGCATCGATGGGCGCGACGTTGGAAAAAGTAGCTCGTGGGCGCTTTTCGATTCAAGCAGATGAAGCAGCGATGACGGAAATTCAGGCTGCTATTTTAGGAGAAGAGACACAGGAACTTTCTACTTTGGCGCGGCAACATGCGATTTTATTGACATTACTGCAAACAAAAGAGCCAGTCTCTATGCATTATTTTCTGGAAACGTATTGTATTAGTAATACGACTTTTTATGCCGATATTAAACAATTAGAAACACGGATTGCTCGGATTCCGTTGACGATTTCTCGGAATCAAGGCTATGAAGTGACTGGTTCTGAAAAATATCGCCGTCTTCTAATGGCGAATATTCTAAGTATGGAAATTAATGAGTACCAATTTTTTCATTTTACCGAATTAACGACAAACGACCATTTTTTCTTTCAGTTTATTCATGCAGAACATTTAGCATTTGCACAAAAAATTGTTCAGCCAGAAGTAGAAACTTTATTTCCAGCATTAAGTGATCGTAAATTACAACATTTGATTTTAATGTTAACAATTGCGATGGATCGGGTCACTGCAGGTTTTTATTTAGCTGATGAGACCTATACTGGGCAGATGAATAAGGCCTTTCTAAATTGTTCTAAACGACTTTTTTCAAAAGTCGCTGCTGAAACGAAACAACTATACGCTGTCAGTGAGATTGTTTTTTTTGCTAGCTTATTAAGTGATTTTTCTAATTCTTTTGATGAAGATTTTTTTGATGAACATTTTGACACTCAGCTGGCTTATGCAGTGAAACAACTGATTGAAGCAGTAAGTCAAGAAACAGAAGTTAATTTTTTCGAAGATACCAATCTGTATAAAATGTTGTTGACGCATTTATCAGGTGTTTTTTCTCGGGCGGTTTTACAAGAAGAAGATTTAACGAATCCCATTTTAGAACGGATCATGAATCAATATCAAGAAATAGCTGCGGCTTTACGCCAAGCGTTGCCGCAAATTTTTCCGCAAAAGAATTTATCGGAAGAGGAAATTGCCTACATGGTACTTCATTTTGCCAATTCTTTAGAACGGAGTCCCAAAATTATGGAAGTTGATATTGCTGGTTTTTCTCCTAGCGGTTTGGCTTCGACAAGTATGCTGGAAATGCGATTACGGCGCTACTTTCCTTTTATCAACCAGATTCATTTTTTTCGGATTGCGGATTTAGGTAAGGTGAATGTTGAGGAAAACTATGACTTAGTGATTTCCACTTCGTTATTACCAGGATACAACGGTAAATATAAATTGATCTCACCGTTACTTTTAGACGATGAAATCCGCCAATTGAAAGAAGAGTTTAAGCGGATTAGTCACGAAAAACGCTCGCTTAGGAAAGCGCCTGTGAAAAAAATAGGTGGCGAAGAAAGCTACGAAACAGTGGTCGCTTTCATGGAAGAAATTAGTAAACTATTAGAAACATTTTTCATAGCAGATTTAAATAATCAAGCGGATTTAGCAGAAACCGTTCAACAAGCTCTCGCGCAACTTTCCGCAGATTTAATCACCGATAGTGCAATCGTCTGTCAGCAATTGATGAAACGTTACGAGCAAGCGCCTATTGGGATTCCTCAGACGGAAATGGCCTTATTCCATACCTCAAGTACAGCAGTGACACAGCCTGTTTTTTGTATTTTTAATCTGGCCCAGCCACTTATGATTGAAGGTATGGATAAAAAGCCGATGCAGTTACAACGTATGTTACTCATGCTAGCGCCAATGCCGATTGATGAAACAATCGGGAAAATTTTAGGAAAAATCAGTGGTGCGATTATTATGAATGATTTAAATACAGAAATTTTTCATTCAGGAAATGAAGCCATTGTTTATCAGTTGCTTTCGTCATTATTAATTGAAGAAATGAAAGGCTAG
- a CDS encoding PTS sugar transporter subunit IIA, translating to MFEITAEQIMLNQSYASWEEALAASGELLLKNQLVTPDYVKAMYQRQQKVSVYIGNFVALPHAEGQDEQVLKEGICFIQVPDGVNFGTEADRKIATLLFVVALKSQRQLSMLQELAFFCSDLENIQRLSDCQTIDEAQKILAQA from the coding sequence ATGTTTGAAATTACAGCGGAGCAAATAATGTTGAATCAATCGTATGCTAGTTGGGAGGAAGCACTTGCAGCTTCTGGTGAATTACTGCTAAAAAATCAGTTGGTCACGCCTGACTATGTCAAAGCAATGTATCAACGTCAACAAAAAGTCAGTGTGTATATCGGTAACTTCGTGGCATTACCTCATGCGGAAGGACAAGATGAACAAGTTTTAAAAGAAGGGATTTGCTTTATTCAAGTGCCTGATGGGGTCAACTTTGGTACGGAAGCAGATCGAAAAATAGCTACTTTGTTATTTGTCGTTGCTCTAAAAAGTCAACGGCAATTAAGCATGCTTCAAGAATTAGCTTTTTTCTGTTCAGATCTCGAAAACATTCAGCGGCTCAGTGATTGTCAAACAATAGATGAAGCACAAAAAATTCTGGCTCAAGCCTAA
- a CDS encoding type I toxin-antitoxin system Fst family toxin: MYEIVTKVLVPIFVGIVLKLVTIWLEKQNEE; this comes from the coding sequence ATGTACGAGATTGTCACAAAAGTTCTTGTGCCGATTTTTGTCGGGATTGTCCTGAAACTTGTAACCATTTGGTTGGAAAAACAGAACGAGGAATAA